The Archangium primigenium genomic interval GTACCGCTTGTCGTCGGAGGTGTTCTTGCAGCGGTGGTGGCTCGTCTTCGTGGGCTCGACCGACCAGTAGATCGTCACCTTCTGCTGCAGCAGCCGGTAGACCAGACCGTAGGACGCCACGGCGCCACATCGGCTCTGGTAGGCCATCTGCTCGGGGATGATGAGTGAGCCCTGCTCGAAGCGGAGATCGGTGGCGCCAGCCGTCATGGGCAGCGCGAGCAGGCACATCACGGCCAGTGATCGGATGCGGAGTGCTTTCATCCTTCTGTCCTCGCGAACGGGGGCACCCCGGGGGAGATGCCTTCTAGATCTGGGGGGTAGGGTCCCAGGGCGGACTGCTTCTGCGTGAATTCTCCAGAAACATACCTGGAAGAAAAGCGAATAGACACTGGATGCCCCGCGAAAGTGGGAATTCCATCTACAGCGGATCCCTGGGAGCTGAAATTCCCTTCCTGCCCCCCTAGGCGCGGCCCGCGCGCAGCAGGTAGCCCCAGAAGAGCGCGCCCAGGGCGAGGCCCAGCAAGGCCTTGAGGGGCGTGGAGAACAGATCGCCGGGAGACACGAAGCCCTCCACGAGCGCGATGAGGGCGAGGAAGGGCGCGCAGCCGAGCACGAGCTTCACGGCCTCGCGCCCGCGCAGCACGAGCGCCTGGCTCCGGGGCAGCTCGCCCGGGTCGACGAGCGACTGGCCCACCCTGAGCCCCGCGCCGCCGGCGATGACGATGATGGACAGCTCCACGGGGCCATGCGCGGCGATGAAGTCCAAGAGCTTGGGCCCGAGCCCCTCGCGCGCGCACAGCGCCGCCACCGAGCCCAGGTGCACGCCGTTGTTGACGAGCACGAACACCGTGCCCAGGCCGAGCAAGAGCCCCGAGGCGAAGGTGACGATGGTGACGGTGAGGTTGTTGGTGGCGATGGCCGAGGCCACCGCGTTGGGGGGCGCCACGGACAGGATGCCGTCGGTCCACATCTCCCCGCGCGCGATGGAGTCGCGCAGGTTCTCGGGCACGAGCAGCTCGGCGCCCCGCGGCTCCAGGAGCACCACGCCCGCGCCCAGCAGGATGCCCAACAGGAACAGGCCCGCGCTCGTGGCCACGTAGGCCCCGTGGGCGCGCAGGGTGCGCGGCAATTCGTGGCGGAAGAAGGCGCCCA includes:
- a CDS encoding stage II sporulation protein M → MTSSLPAFVGRRRPDWDALGALLARQRAGTLRLEDLRSLDVLYRRAAADLAHAQTFHAGTDVHRFLNQLCAQAYAVIYQPPRERWAALGAFFRHELPRTLRAHGAYVATSAGLFLLGILLGAGVVLLEPRGAELLVPENLRDSIARGEMWTDGILSVAPPNAVASAIATNNLTVTIVTFASGLLLGLGTVFVLVNNGVHLGSVAALCAREGLGPKLLDFIAAHGPVELSIIVIAGGAGLRVGQSLVDPGELPRSQALVLRGREAVKLVLGCAPFLALIALVEGFVSPGDLFSTPLKALLGLALGALFWGYLLRAGRA